The Humulus lupulus chromosome 4, drHumLupu1.1, whole genome shotgun sequence genome has a window encoding:
- the LOC133831321 gene encoding GDSL esterase/lipase At5g03610-like: MDSDKLSLNSLFKCFFFILGSLLSGVVVSAHSHGHDSHLFSFRPTKLFVFGDSYSDTGNNRKSEGTSWKYPYGITFPGKPTGRFSDGRVLTDFLAKFVGVKSPIPYQWRKVVGYKHLKYGMNFAHGGTGVFNTLVMDPNMTAQIDSFKELINHSVFTPKDLQSAVALVTVAGNDYGAYNFRNGTAEGFPAFITSVVNQLYVNLKQIHALGVKKIAVTALEPLGCLPPSTVVSSFQQCNGSQNALVGFHNLLLQQAVAKLNSETSKDTNILILDLYSSFMSVFKNKGDRLGTVKFENPLKPCCVGTSSKYSCGSVDENGTKMYSICEKPESAFFWDNAHPTQQGWQAVYLALQDTLHQLIY; the protein is encoded by the exons atggaTTCAGACAAGCTCAGCCTTAATTCTCTCTTCAAGTGCTTCTTCTTTATCTTAGGGTCGCTTCTCTCAG GAGTTGTAGTTTCAGCCCACAGCCATGGTCACGATTCTCATCTCTTTAGCTTTCGACCAACAAAGCTTTTTGTTTTCGGAGATTCTTACTCCGACACCGGCAACAACAGAAAATCCGAAGGCACTTCTTGGAAATATCCTTACGGCATCACCTTCCCCGGAAAACCCACCGGTCGTTTTTCCGATGGCCGTGTCTTGACCGATTTCCTAG CTAAGTTTGTGGGAGTGAAGTCTCCAATACCATACCAATGGAGGAAGGTGGTGGGTTATAAGCACTTGAAGTATGGAATGAACTTCGCCCATGGTGGCACCGGCGTCTTCAACACCTTGGTTATGGACCCAAACATGACTGCTCAGATCGATTCCTTCAAAGAGCTCATTAACCACTCTGTTTTCACTCCCAAAGACCTTCAATCCGCCGTCGCCCTAGTCACTGTTGCCGGCAATGACTACGGCGCTTATAACTTCAGAAACGGCACTGCCGAG GGTTTTCCAGCGTTCATTACATCAGTGGTGAACCAGCTCTACGTGAACTTGAAACAAATCCATGCATTGGGAGTGAAGAAGATTGCAGTGACAGCTCTCGAGCCCTTGGGGTGTCTTCCGCCAAGCACCGTGGTGAGCTCGTTCCAGCAGTGCAACGGATCCCAGAATGCCCTCGTCGGTTTCCACAACCTCTTGTTGCAGCAAGCAGTAGCCAAGCTAAATAGCGAAACCTCTAAAGATACTAACATCCTCATTCTCGATCTTTATTCTTCCTTCATGTCAGTATTCAAGAACAAAGGAGACCGATTAG GAACTGTAAAATTTGAGAACCCTTTGAAGCCTTGTTGTGTTGGAACTAGCAGTAAGTATTCGTGTGGGAGTGTAGATGAGAATGGGACAAAGATGTACAGTATCTGCGAAAAGCCTGAGTCTGCTTTCTTTTGGGACAATGCACACCCCACCCAGCAGGGTTGGCAGGCTGTTTATTTAGCTCTTCAGGACACTCTTCACCAACTAATCTACTAG